In Anthocerotibacter panamensis C109, the sequence TGTCCTGAATCTCTTCGATACTGAGGATATCCGGGGCACGCAGGTTGTTGCAGATGATGGCACCCAACCGCGTGAAGCGGTTGCCGTTGGGGTCATTGGCTGAAGCTGGGTTGAGGTTTTCGACGTTGAAGGTGGCAATCGTCAGATTGGTGGAATTGCCAGTCAGCGTCGTGGTCTCTTGGGTCAGCCCGCCGCTGGTGACGCTGGGTAGTGCGCTGGTATTGAGCAGTTGAAAGTTATTGGAGACGTAGTCGAGGATGCCCTGGATCGGTCCATTGAAGCGGTCTTTGACGTTGACCGTGGGCAGGGTCAGGGTGGGCACGAGGTCGTTGCCGACGATGATGCGCTCAGGGTTAAAGTCGGTCGCGCTGATGGTCAAAGACCCGCGTGCACTCAAGCCTGTGCTGTTGGCTCCATTGTCGGCGACCACGGTCAACTCCCCGAAGGTGCTGTTGCTGGGGCCGACCACGACCGGGCTATTGACCTGGACGCGCATGGCTTCGAGGGTTTCATAAAAATCTAGGCCATCGGTGGTCGGGTCAAAGGTTCCGCTGGCCTCAATGGTTCCGTTTACGTCATCTTCGATGATGTGGTTAGGGGGGATACGCCCGCCGGTGCCGAGGGTGATAGCGGTGGGCAGGGCGTTGTTGCGTGTCTGGATCGTGACGGTCGGGCTGGCAATCTGGGTGATGGGCAGGGCTACGCTGGTGCTGGTGGCGGGCAGGGGGAAACGCTCGCGGGTGTCGGCGTAGTATTCCTGGACGGTGCCGCTGACGAGGACACTGTCTCCGATGGCGACGGTCGGGGCGGTGGAGGTAAAGACAAACACTGCTTCTGAGGTGCTGCTGTTGGTATCAGCGCAGCCATCGGGGTCTTGGAAGTAAAAACCGTCCGCGTTTCTGCTGCTATTGAGGTGGATAGCGGTGACGATGCCGGGGATAGCGCTCACCGCTTGGTTTACCCGTGGTGAGATATGTGTGCTCCCCTGAATATCGTGGATGCGCACACTCCCGGCAAGACTACAACTGACCGCTGTCAGGAAGGTCTGTCCGGCGTTGATGGCACCGGAGGAACTGGTGCGCGGGGCATTCCAGATGAAATCACTGGCGACCCGCCCGCTCCCCGAAAGCTGGAGCGAAAGACCCACTGCCGGGGCGGGCTCTTCGCTTACGCCAATATTGGTGCTGGTCAGGCCATTAGCGGCTCCCCCCGAGGCGACAAAGCTGCCCTCATAGCTCAAAAACTGGACTACTTGCCCACTGCTGTTGACTAGAGCCAAGCCATCGGGAGCGCCGTTTTGGATCGAGGTGCCCACACCCGAGGCATCGGTATAGGAGAAATAGAGCGTCCCGAAGCTGTTTTGTTGGTTGGGGATCGTCCCGCTCAAGGCGCGGGTGTTGTAGGCGGTGCGGGCGGTGCCGTCATAGAGGACGATGCTCCAACCGCTGAGGCTGGTTCCGGCGGGACCAGCGATTTCGATGCCTTCATTGACATCAGCTCCGGTGTTGTCATAGTGCAGCTCGTTGATAAAAACGGTCTGAGCAGAGACGGATTGCGGATTCAAAAGTAGGACTGAAGCAGTAAGGCCCAAACTCAGCGTGCTCAGGCGCGCAGCAAAAAACGGAAAGCGGACACAAAAACCAGCCATAGAAACACCGGGGACGAAAAGCTAACAAATGATTATCCCAGGCGGCCCTTAAGCGGCTATTAAGCGCTCTTTAACGGAGGTTTAACGTCAATCCCCCGTAACTCGATTCGCCTGTCCCCCTGCTTGTCCCCCTGCTTGTCCCCCTGAAGGTTTACCACCATCCCAACGAGCGCAAGGACGACCCCACACGCCATAGAAGTAATTCAAGCGATGAGAGAAGAAATGCGTGCCATGCTTGCCGCGTTCCAAAAAAGCAATACCAAAGATAGTGCAGCACGGCGGAATATCAAAAAAACAACCTCAGAACCAGCGAAGAATCCTTGATGGCATGTGCTCGTTCTATTCCTCTACTTTGCAACTTCAAGAAGGGCTTTTCTTAGGGCACTAACGCAACAGAAGGGTCAGCAGGAGGGCAGTGTTGAGGATGAGGAGCAGAATAGGCAAGTAGCGGCTGGCATTGCTCTGGCGCTCCAAGCTGTCCAAACGCTTCAGCAGGGTAGCTAAAGCAGCCTCCATGCGGTCATTCGCTGCTGTAGCAGGTTCTTTAGGCGGCAACGGGCGGGTCACAGGAACCGGAGGAAGACTATGCACAGCAGCAGGGGGCGGCGCAAGGTCAGGTTCATCAGGGGTGCTTAGTACCGCCGCCAACTGCTCCTCGATCTGCCGACGGGTGAAGGGTTTAGGCAGGAAGCTGAAGCCCTTGAAGGGCTCCCCGAACTTACGGACGACCTCATCTCGGCTGCTGGAGATAAGGATAATGGGGGTGCAGGCAAACTGGGGTTGCTGGCGGAGTGCTTGATAGACCTCATAGCCATTGAGGTCGGGCATGAGGAAATCGAGCAGGATGACGTCGGGATTGCGTTGGGTTGCCTCAGCTAGACCCGTGCGCCCATCACGAGCGGCAAAGACCTCGAAGCGCGCTCCCGAGAGCTGATCGATCAAGGCTTTGCGGATCATAAAGCTGTCGTCGATGACGAGGACTTTAAATTTTGGGGCCGCCACAACCATTAGGATTTCCGCAGGTGGTGCCTATACTACTAAATGTCGTAACGATGAGCAATGTATATTTAGGCGAGCGTATCGTAGTTCAGGCTACAACAGCAAAAGAACAGGGTTAGTAGGATTGCGCTTAGCCCCAAATTGGTGGTCCTGTCTGGCGTTCCAGACCCGTCCGCCCTAAGATATTTCCAGCACACCGATTGCGTTCTGGCAGGTATCCCCAGCAATGACCGACGTGGTGAGAAGGCGGTTCCAAGCTCAAACCGGGCAAGCCCCGGACATAGGCGAGCCGGTCGAGGACCGAGCGCAGGTCGATGTAGCCCTGCACTCGGTCCACAAAAAGTTTGGAGACTACGTTGCCCTAGAGCGAATTGATCTACAGGTCCGCCGGGGCGAATTTTTTAGTTTGCTTGGCCCCTCCGGTTGCGGCAAAACTACGCTCCTGCGTATCCTCTCCGGGCTGGAGGTCGCAGACCGGGGGGAGGTGCTGATCCGAGGGAAAGACGTGGGGAGTCTGCCTGCCCATCAGCGCAGCGTCAATACTGTTTTTCAGAGCTATGCCCTCTTCCCTCATCTGGATGTCGCCCAAAACGTCGGATTCGGGCTCAAGATGCGTAAGCTCCCAGCCAAGACGATCCAAGAAAAAGTCGCTGCCACGCTAGAACTGGTGGAAATCAGCCCTTTCGCTCGCCGCAAACCCCACGAACTCTCTGGGGGACAACGCCAACGGGTCGCCCTAGCGCGCGCCCTGGTCAACGAACCAGAAGTCCTGCTGTTGGATGAACCGCTCTCAGCCCTCGATGCCCGCCTGCGCAAACAGATCCAAGGGGAGTTGGTCCATCTACAACGCCGCCTCGGGCTGACCTTCATTTTTGTCACCCATGACCAGGAAGAGGCGTTGGTCCTCAGCGACCGGATCGCTGTGATGCGCTCGGGGCGCATTGAGCAGATGGGTCCGGCCTACGAGGTCTATGAGCGGCCCCAGACTCCTTTTGTGGCAAGCTTTATGGGTGCAAGTAACCTCCTGGAAGGGCTGGTACTTGGCCTGGAGCGGGTGCAGACAGCTCTGGGGGAGTTGGTGGTACGCGACAGCCTCCCTAGCCAAGGTTCTGTGCAACTTGCGCTACGCCCGGAGAAGATTCGCCTTGCGGTCCAGGGCTTTGGCGACTGGCCCAATCAGGTGCCCTCTAGGGTGGTGGATCTGGTCTATACCGGGGCGCAAAATCAGTATGTCCTGAGCACGCCTGGAGGCTTGCGGCTCCAGGCCAGTACGATGAATGCGGATATCCAGCATCAGGGCTTCGACCTTGGGGACGAGGTTATCGCTCACCTGCCCCCAAACAGCCTGATCCGTGTCACGGAACCCACCTATGGCTAAAACGACCCTGCGCCCGCCCGAAGTCCGGGGTGGAGAAGTCTTGACCCCTGGTAAAGAACTGAGCTTGAGCGCACTGTTTGCGGGGCCGGGGGTATTGTGGATTGCGCTTTTACTGTTGTTGCCGGGGTTAGTCTTGCTCCTGTGCAGCTTCTTGAGCCGGGGGGATTTTGGAGAGGTGGAATTCCCGTTGACCTGGGATAACTACCTGCGCTTCATGGGCTACGGTCCTCTGGGCTGGACCCCGGTGTACTGGGAAATTGTCTGGCGCAGCCTCGTCATGGCGGTGGGGACGACTTTGCTCTGTGCGGTGCTCGCCTATCCCTTGGCCTTTTTCATCGCAGCCCACCCTGAGCGCACCCGCAATCTGCTCCTGACGCTGGTCATCGTCCCCTTCTGGACCAATTTAGTCATCCGTACCTACGCCTGGATGCTCATCTTTGCCCCTGAGGCATGGCCTGCTCAATTAGCTGCTCGTCTCGGGTTGACTCCCCCGGATACCGCCCTTTATCCCAGTGATTTTGCGGTCTATGTCGGGATGGTCAATGCTTTCTTGCCCTTTTTGGTGCTGCCGCTCTATACGGCGGTGGAGCGGCTGGACTGGACCCTGGTCGAGGCGGCACAGGACCTCTATGCCAACCGTTGGCAGGTGTTTACCCAAGTGCTGCTCCCCCAGACTTTGCCGGGATTGGTGGCTGGATTGATCTTGGTCAGTGTCCCGGCTTTTGGGATGTTTGTGGTGCCGGACTTGCTGGGAGGGAGCAAGACAATTTTGATTGGCAACGCGATCCAGCAGCAGTTTGGGTCCAGTCTGGACTATCCTTTCGGTGCGGCTTTGAGTTTTCTGGTGACCAGCCTGACGCTGGCGGTGCTTTACGCCTACAGCCGCTACGCTGGGGAACGGGGTCTGAGAGACCTCATATGAAGCGTGCACCCTCGCTCTTGCTCAGCTTGACGGGCTATGGCGTCTATTTATTTTTGTACCTGCCGGTTTTGGTGATTGTGGCGTATTCCTTTAATCGCGCCTCCTACGGCGTAACCTGGACCGGCTTCACCTTCGCTTGGTACGAGAAACTTTGGGTCAATGAAATGATCCGCTCTGCCAGCATCAATACCTTGGTCTTGGCTGTGGTCAGTACCGCCATCGCCACCCTCTTGGGGTCTTTGTTGGGCTATGGGCTCCAGCGTTACCGTTTTGCGGGCAAGCAGCTCTTTCTGGGGGCGATGTACATGCCCGTGATTGTGCCGGATATTATTCTGGCGATTGCCCTGTTGTTGTTTTATAAAGTGGTCCGTCAGTACACTGGCCTCTTCGAACTCAACCTGCTGACGATGGTCCTCGCCCATGTGACCTTCCAGATCTCGTTTGTCGCGATTGTTGTCCGCAGCCGGATCGTAGCCCTTGACCCTGCTTTGGAGGAGGCCGCCCGCGACCTTTATGCCAGTACCTGGGCCACCCTCCGCTATGTGACCTTGCCCTTGATTTTTCCGGGAATCCTGGCTGGAGCCCTCCTCGCCTTAACGCTCTCCATCGATGATTTTGTCGTCTCTTTTTTCACCAGCGGCCCCGATAGCACTACCCTGCCGATCCTGATCTACAGCACCGTGCGCCGGGGCGTAACGCCTGAGATGAATGCCCTCTCCACGGTGATTGTTTTGGTGACGATGGTGACGGTCTTTGGGGCGAATTTTTTGGGCCGGCGCAGGGTTCCTTAAGTTTCTTGGGCTTGCGATAGTTCCAGGGTCAAAAACACCAACCGCATCCACTGATTTAAGATCGCAGCCTCCCCCACGGGCCGCTGTGATCCGCCTGTCTCTAAGACCAGTTCTAGCTTGAGCCGCTCCAGACTATAGCCCGCCCGATATGCCTCCACCACGCCCACGACCAATTCCTGGAGCCCTTCTGCTTCCGGTAGCGTACTGGTTGGTAGGTCTATTCCCTCCAGGTAGCACAACGTCATATAGACCAGCGTCAGCCAGATCGTCCGAATTTGGGTCTCCTCTCCCGGTAGACCCAAGGGGTCCGCCTCCGAGCCCTGATGAGCCAGCAACTCTAGATTGAGCGCAACCAAGCTATATCCCAAATGATAGGCGTCAATACCCGCTTGGATAAACTGCTGGAGCGCACTGATGTAGCCCTCGCCAATCCCCTGGCTATATAAGAGCAGCCATGCCTGCCGAAAGGATGCCTCTAGTTGTTCCACGAGGGCCATGTCTTCTCCTCAAAACCCGCATACGCACAGCTTAACGGCTCTTCCCTGCTCCTTCAGCGGACATTGGTGGAGTCAAAAATACGGTCAGCATTCCCGACCACAAAGCCCTGATAGTAGGAAGTCCATTGTCCATCGGCTTGCTGACCGGGCAAGGGATGGCGGAAGGCGAATTCCACATAGGCGTAGGGCAACTCCTGATAGCCTTCCTGAAAGAGTACAGCCATTCCGGTAGCCCGCGTGGAACTCTGTTCGAGACCGCTTTGGGGTGTGCCCTTAATGAGCCCGCCGCTCAAGTTCATCGGGACCTGCAAGTGCTCGGTCAGAAATTTGTTGAATGCCTGCAAGGAAGGAAAACGCCGCATCAGGTGGACGCTCACCGTAAAGTGATTCACCCGATTCCCAAAAGCCAACGTCCACGCCGCATATTCGCTCTGTTGGAGCAAACGTTGGTAGTCTGCAAAGGTGGGCCGCTGCCAGGGTCGTCCCGCTAGATAGCCGAGGATTTCGGCGGCGAGTTGCTCCCCTGCCTTGAGATCTCCTGCTCTGGTCTGAAGCTGGAGGTGCTCCATACGAGCGAGGGGGGTCGCACTCAAGGAGTCCGTATACTTGGCTAAGGTCGCCTGGAAGTCTGCCGAGAAACGGGCCGGGATGAGTTCACTGACAAAGATTTTGGGGAGCATGGTGTAGACTGCCGCCTCATGGGGTGGCTCCATCCAAAACGCTTGGAGTTGTTTATCCTCAAAATAAAGATCCTCACGTCGGACATAGCCCAACAGCTCAAACAGACGCTGTAGTACCCCCGCACCGCAAGCAGCGCCGGGGAGGGTACGAAAGGCTATATGGTCCTCGATCCAGGGCTCCCCCTGCCCCCGCAAAACGTCCTCAATGGCCGGGACCAGCGCGACTCGCGCCCGATATTCCTGCCACAGTTGGGTAAATACTTGGCTACGCACCCTGGCTAGCGCCGACATAATCGCTCCCAAACTGCTTCTATTGTCAACCAAATTGGGCTTCTGGCATACCGCCTCTATCTCAAGATAGAGCCTCCGCCACGAAGACCGGGCGCTGACTGAAAATACTTAGCTCTTGCGATAGAGCGCACGCACCCCCGACTAAGCCTTAAATGAGGGCCGTTTCGTATTTTGACCGCCGGGAGCATTCATCAACTCCCTAAAGGAGGAATCTTGCCTAAACTGCTGGTGATCTTATTTGTGCTTTGTACCCAAGCTGCCTTCTCCCAATCACTCTTAGAAAAAGCATCTTGCCCCCCAGACGACATCAGTATCCTCAAGCCCCAAGAACAAAAATATGTCCTAGCTGTCAGGATGCTAGCTGCACAAAATGTAGCCGGTATGCGAGAAATGGACACCCGGAGTCTGGATTACGAACTGTTAGATCTCGGCTATTCTTTTTGTCGAGTTTTTAAACGCAAGCTCCTCGTCAATACCGTAGCCCGCAGCATCGGTGCGTCTATGACAGACCATGAGATGCGGACTTATATCTGGATCGCAACCCTGAGCGCCCAGCAATATCTCTGTCCCCTCCCGGAGTCGTAGGACGCGCCCGCCTCTGTATCGGTGGTTCTACCGTCAGAGAGACGGCAATACCGTTATGCAGTTGAGAATAGAGAGCGTAGCCGTATTGCCTTTTCCTAAAAAAAATCGCAGTAGGCATCGGCTACAGGGAAGCAAGCCGACTACAACCTGTCAAGTATCCACTATTGGAGGCAACACCCATGACCATGATTCCCTGGCGACCCGCGCGCGAAATCGAGCGCTGGGAGCCTTTACGAGAGTTTCAAGGCTTGCGGCGCGAGATGGAGCGGCTGTGGGACCGCTTCAGCCGGTTTGATCAGATCCTCCCCTTCGAGGATCGTGGCTTCACGGAGCTTTCCACTTGGCCCACTGTCGAGTTGGATGAGACAGAAGATGCCGTACAACTGCGGGTTGAAATTCCAGGATTAGAAGCCAAGGACTTGGATATCCAAGTCGCTGAGGACTCCGTCTCGATCCGCGGGGAACGTAGGTCCGAGCGCAGGGCTGAAGAGTTTGGCATGATGCGCTCAGAGTTCTACTATGGCAGGTTTGAACGAATCATCCCCCTGCCGGTGGCAGTTAAGAGCGACCAAGCCCGAGCCGAATACAAAAATGGCATCCTGGAAATCAATCTGCCGAAAACCGAAGAGCAGCGGCGAAAAGCCATTAAAGTCCCGATAAGCTGAAGGCGGTTCGCCCCACTGAGGCAGTATGCGGGGGCTAAAAGACCAACCGGAAAGGGTGAGTGCCATGGTTACACAGGTTGTACGGTTTCGTGACCGCAGTGAGGCAGGCCAACTGCTGGCCCAAGCGCTCCTGGACTATGCCCATCGTCCGAAAGTGCTGGTGCTGGGGCTCCCTCGTGGCGGTGTGCCGGTGGCCTTTGAAGTGGCGCAGACCCTTGCGGTACCCCTTGATATCTGTCTGGTGCGAAAACTGGGCGTACCTTATCACCCGGAGCTAGCCATGGGAGCGATTGCTCCGGGGGGCGTGATGGTGCTCAATCGGGGGGTGGTGAAAGAGTTGGACCTCTCGCGGGCGGTGATCGATCAGGTGGCTGCTCGGGAGCGCCGGGAGTTAGAGCGGCGCGAACGTGCTTATCGAGGCGACCGTCCGCTCCCTGAGGTGCGTCAGCGCACCGTGATCCTCGTTGATGACGGCGTGGCTACCGGGTCCACGCTCCACGCCGCTATCGCTACCTTGCACAAGCAGCAGCCTGCCCAGATTATTGTGGCGGTTCCGGTCGGACCTCCTACGGTTTTTGCGGA encodes:
- a CDS encoding phosphoribosyltransferase, with product MVTQVVRFRDRSEAGQLLAQALLDYAHRPKVLVLGLPRGGVPVAFEVAQTLAVPLDICLVRKLGVPYHPELAMGAIAPGGVMVLNRGVVKELDLSRAVIDQVAARERRELERRERAYRGDRPLPEVRQRTVILVDDGVATGSTLHAAIATLHKQQPAQIIVAVPVGPPTVFAEFGTEADRVVCLLTPEPLHAIGLWYEDFSQTSDEEVRALLARSELPVQHGNL
- a CDS encoding endonuclease/exonuclease/phosphatase family protein — its product is MAGFCVRFPFFAARLSTLSLGLTASVLLLNPQSVSAQTVFINELHYDNTGADVNEGIEIAGPAGTSLSGWSIVLYDGTARTAYNTRALSGTIPNQQNSFGTLYFSYTDASGVGTSIQNGAPDGLALVNSSGQVVQFLSYEGSFVASGGAANGLTSTNIGVSEEPAPAVGLSLQLSGSGRVASDFIWNAPRTSSSGAINAGQTFLTAVSCSLAGSVRIHDIQGSTHISPRVNQAVSAIPGIVTAIHLNSSRNADGFYFQDPDGCADTNSSTSEAVFVFTSTAPTVAIGDSVLVSGTVQEYYADTRERFPLPATSTSVALPITQIASPTVTIQTRNNALPTAITLGTGGRIPPNHIIEDDVNGTIEASGTFDPTTDGLDFYETLEAMRVQVNSPVVVGPSNSTFGELTVVADNGANSTGLSARGSLTISATDFNPERIIVGNDLVPTLTLPTVNVKDRFNGPIQGILDYVSNNFQLLNTSALPSVTSGGLTQETTTLTGNSTNLTIATFNVENLNPASANDPNGNRFTRLGAIICNNLRAPDILSIEEIQDNDGPTNSGTVDATTTINTLITAIRQTGTGCPTYSFQQINPVNNQDGGQPSGNIRQIVLYNSGRVSFQSHFDGVSNLSTTATQVTCSAGVPSLTLSPGRIDPQNSAWSSSRKPLAVEFLFNGKKVFFIANHLVSKGGDDPLFGRYQPPLTPSADRRTSQANILNPFVQRILTCNPSANVIVLGDLNDFPFDRATQALKGTILTSLEERLASTEQYTFNFQGNAQAIDNILTTSNLANNLCTTSPPSVDIVHVNSEFSVQVSDHEPEVACVTVR
- a CDS encoding ABC transporter permease encodes the protein MAKTTLRPPEVRGGEVLTPGKELSLSALFAGPGVLWIALLLLLPGLVLLLCSFLSRGDFGEVEFPLTWDNYLRFMGYGPLGWTPVYWEIVWRSLVMAVGTTLLCAVLAYPLAFFIAAHPERTRNLLLTLVIVPFWTNLVIRTYAWMLIFAPEAWPAQLAARLGLTPPDTALYPSDFAVYVGMVNAFLPFLVLPLYTAVERLDWTLVEAAQDLYANRWQVFTQVLLPQTLPGLVAGLILVSVPAFGMFVVPDLLGGSKTILIGNAIQQQFGSSLDYPFGAALSFLVTSLTLAVLYAYSRYAGERGLRDLI
- a CDS encoding DUF1338 domain-containing protein; translation: MSALARVRSQVFTQLWQEYRARVALVPAIEDVLRGQGEPWIEDHIAFRTLPGAACGAGVLQRLFELLGYVRREDLYFEDKQLQAFWMEPPHEAAVYTMLPKIFVSELIPARFSADFQATLAKYTDSLSATPLARMEHLQLQTRAGDLKAGEQLAAEILGYLAGRPWQRPTFADYQRLLQQSEYAAWTLAFGNRVNHFTVSVHLMRRFPSLQAFNKFLTEHLQVPMNLSGGLIKGTPQSGLEQSSTRATGMAVLFQEGYQELPYAYVEFAFRHPLPGQQADGQWTSYYQGFVVGNADRIFDSTNVR
- a CDS encoding Hsp20/alpha crystallin family protein, which produces MTMIPWRPAREIERWEPLREFQGLRREMERLWDRFSRFDQILPFEDRGFTELSTWPTVELDETEDAVQLRVEIPGLEAKDLDIQVAEDSVSIRGERRSERRAEEFGMMRSEFYYGRFERIIPLPVAVKSDQARAEYKNGILEINLPKTEEQRRKAIKVPIS
- a CDS encoding response regulator, whose amino-acid sequence is MAAPKFKVLVIDDSFMIRKALIDQLSGARFEVFAARDGRTGLAEATQRNPDVILLDFLMPDLNGYEVYQALRQQPQFACTPIILISSSRDEVVRKFGEPFKGFSFLPKPFTRRQIEEQLAAVLSTPDEPDLAPPPAAVHSLPPVPVTRPLPPKEPATAANDRMEAALATLLKRLDSLERQSNASRYLPILLLILNTALLLTLLLR
- a CDS encoding ABC transporter permease produces the protein MKRAPSLLLSLTGYGVYLFLYLPVLVIVAYSFNRASYGVTWTGFTFAWYEKLWVNEMIRSASINTLVLAVVSTAIATLLGSLLGYGLQRYRFAGKQLFLGAMYMPVIVPDIILAIALLLFYKVVRQYTGLFELNLLTMVLAHVTFQISFVAIVVRSRIVALDPALEEAARDLYASTWATLRYVTLPLIFPGILAGALLALTLSIDDFVVSFFTSGPDSTTLPILIYSTVRRGVTPEMNALSTVIVLVTMVTVFGANFLGRRRVP
- a CDS encoding ABC transporter ATP-binding protein, producing the protein MTDVVRRRFQAQTGQAPDIGEPVEDRAQVDVALHSVHKKFGDYVALERIDLQVRRGEFFSLLGPSGCGKTTLLRILSGLEVADRGEVLIRGKDVGSLPAHQRSVNTVFQSYALFPHLDVAQNVGFGLKMRKLPAKTIQEKVAATLELVEISPFARRKPHELSGGQRQRVALARALVNEPEVLLLDEPLSALDARLRKQIQGELVHLQRRLGLTFIFVTHDQEEALVLSDRIAVMRSGRIEQMGPAYEVYERPQTPFVASFMGASNLLEGLVLGLERVQTALGELVVRDSLPSQGSVQLALRPEKIRLAVQGFGDWPNQVPSRVVDLVYTGAQNQYVLSTPGGLRLQASTMNADIQHQGFDLGDEVIAHLPPNSLIRVTEPTYG